gaaataaaaaaaaaatcataatttgaTAGTAGGTTCATTcatctcatttaaaaaattcgttgattttaattaatttatgtctcaagactaaaatttaaaaactatatatatattcaaataatttttaacaaaaaaaaaaaaaaaaaccttaagaaGGAGAAATAAATTACGGTAAAAATTtaggagaaaataaataaaaataaatctaataattattaaattgagTCATTTTATTcgattcaaaattaaaaatttactgaatatattttttaaatttatgaataagaaatttgaggattaaacttataatttaattttttttaattattgtgtAGCTTTacttttaactaattaaactaTCCCTCGCCAGCATACGAATAAGAATAACAGAGTAACCAAACAGTCCTAAAAGATTTAGAATTTTCTGGCGCAAATTCACGAGGTGCGTTGGTTACTTCCGTGACAGACCACTGATGGAGCTCCAAATTTTGCGACTTAAAAGCTGGGACCCGCGCGTGAACTTCAACGACAGTCCACGTGTTACCGTCCACGTAACCGACCTGTGACTGTAACCCTCTCGGCCTCCCCCTTCTCTTCCTCAATCGTCCATCTCCCTCCAATTCTCTGCAAGTGTGACCTCTCAATCGAAATTCACAACGAAGTTCCTTTGAAGGAAATAATTGTATGAATGTCAATCATAGTTGACTTGGTTTTTCCTCTGATTTCAATCCCTCACCGAGGAAGCTGAATCGTCGATTTGGATCATGGCTAATTGGATCTCCTCCAAGCTCAAAGCGGCTGAGAGCATTCTCCAGCAGGTGAGTTCGCCCCTTCcgtttttcccttttttctttttttggtttgatttctGAGAGTTTGGCTGGGAGGTTGTGTGGGAATTCGATTATCTTTTTCTTGCGCGTTATTTCGAAATTTGTAGATCCGAAATGAGGTGTGTGTTTTGGTTTTTCGAGAATCGAGCTGCGCATTATTGTATTGCCAGTGTAATTGGTCTGTTTGTGAATGtgtgttttgatttgtttcgTTTATTGAGGTtagttttctttattcttgtGTGAAATGGACGATTTAGATCGATCAGCAAGCGGCGGAGTCGCTTAAGAAGGACGAAAGGCCTCCAGCTGTGGATAATTTGGAAGCCATTGGCAAAACTGGAGATATTTTGCCTTTGAAGGATCAgctcaagaagaagaaccaaGATGATAAAGATTATCATGGCAAATTTCGTAGTGACCTAAGTTTGAATGTAAGCAGAAACCAGGATAATGTGATTTCTGCCTCACCAAAATCCTCGCCATCGTCAAAACCATCCACACTTACGGACAGTGACTGGACCGAACTGCTCGGTACACCTAATCAACCTTCAACTTCGGCTGCAGCCCGCAGTAATGGTGCATCTTCGATTCGTGGTGCAAAGAGAGACGCTCGCAAACCAAGTAATGCAGGTTCAACTGTGTCGGTGATGGATTTCAAGAGAACTCAGAACAACGCTATAAGTAACAAGTCcgttggggaaaccaaaagatTAAATAGGAAGGCAAGTGATGTGGAAGAATCTAATGTTTCAGTTCCATTGAGGACTGATACAAGAGTTGATCTGAAGAGTGACCCAAATATTACGCATTCTGAAGGTCGAGAACTAGACAAAAAAGAGGCTGGAGACAATATTTTAGTTGAAGCAAAAAGTGTGGAGCAAAAAGAATTTGGTGGGAATTTTGATTCTAAGGGCTTTTCTTTGAAGGATTCTGTGCTAGCAATACGAAATGGTCATTCCTCAGAAACAATGCCGGATACAGGTCAGGCTGAAAGGATATCTGATACAAAAATCATTGTGAAAGCTGTGCAAAATCATCAAGGAAGTCGTGTTTCTGGAAAGCATAAATCAGATGAAGTTTCTCGTAGTTCTATATCTGATGATGTAAGAAAAGAATGGACAGGATCTTCAACTAGTGATGGGAGTTCTGGTTCAGATTCAGACTCAGGTTCAGCTTCTGATTCTGAAATTGAACGTGAGAGGGAAGAAATAAGGAGGAGGAGGCAGAAAATTCTGGCTGAGAAAGCAGCTGCCAAAGCCTTGGAGGCTATCAAAGAACAGGAAGACTTGGTTGCTAGACTGGAGGGTGAGAAGCAGAGCCTGGAAAAAATACTGGAGGATCGAGCAAGAAAGCAAGCAGAAGAGGTAAATTGTGTAGTTTCGAATTGTCAATTTTAGCATGAGTTTGATCATCAATTTTGTGTGTGATTCTGCTGAttgtgaattttgaaattacagTTCTATTatacccaacaaagaaaaaaaaaaaaaaaaaaaaagaaaccaggATGCTACGaaagtgtttttcttttaaataaaaattggccTCTGGTTTCTTTGCCTACCTATTGCCATACAGGCAGTTAGTTGAAAAGGCTACCCATTTATGAGGCAGCTTTCTTGAGGCTTTTAATCTCTGTTAgatacatttttaatattttgtactCTATACTGGCTTGTGGAATgccgattttattttttaatgcatattcatatatttttaaaattcaggCTTCAGAGCTGCAGACATCTATGATGGAAACAATGGAGGCTGTTGAGCTTGAGAAGCAGAAGCACAATGAAACCCGTAGAGAAGCCCTGGCAATAATGGCCAAGCTTGAGGTAATCAACCCATAAAAGATGTCTATTTTCTAAGTTCATTTTGTCCATGTGGTTTTTCTAGGGCTTTTGGCAATAAAAATTTCACCTTTTTGAAGAATAATCGGAGAGCACTTTTTCTTATCATTACTAAAGTAATATCTGATTTGCAGACTGAAAATGCTGATCTTGCGAGAACCCTTGCTTCTGTACAATGGAATCTTGAGTTAGAGGTATGATGAGGGTTGGTAGGGGCATATGGTTGTATTTATGTGTTGGAAGAAATGTTAAGTTTCATTTCCGTTAGGCCTTTTTGCCATGAATCTCATTTGAACTTCTCTAGCCTATCGTGTAACCCttcaattaaaattgagaTATGTAGGCTCTCCTTATCTAACAGCCAAATCAAAGTATCCTACTTGCTGTATTTCTTATAATGATCTAGCGTATAAAATAGTTGATTACTattcaactaatttatttacCAATATACAGATAGATGAAAAAAGGCTACAATCCGTAACTTCCATATGTGAAGTATTAAAAGTCATTGTTAATGCATTTACAAGTCAATGGTGTTTGCCACTATTGAATcttgattgatttttgtgCCTTTGTACCCAGATTTGAGGTTACTttggtgattttttttaaaaaaattaaagaagtaCATTGTGCCAAGTGATccaattaaaatgttttaataacATAGGTTTTGCTCTATCTATCTTTGAACCATTTATGGGCACTGCACTTGGACCACTAATGCACAAACTGGTACTGTTGTTA
This sequence is a window from Cucurbita pepo subsp. pepo cultivar mu-cu-16 chromosome LG04, ASM280686v2, whole genome shotgun sequence. Protein-coding genes within it:
- the LOC111793342 gene encoding golgin candidate 2-like — its product is MANWISSKLKAAESILQQIDQQAAESLKKDERPPAVDNLEAIGKTGDILPLKDQLKKKNQDDKDYHGKFRSDLSLNVSRNQDNVISASPKSSPSSKPSTLTDSDWTELLGTPNQPSTSAAARSNGASSIRGAKRDARKPSNAGSTVSVMDFKRTQNNAISNKSVGETKRLNRKASDVEESNVSVPLRTDTRVDLKSDPNITHSEGRELDKKEAGDNILVEAKSVEQKEFGGNFDSKGFSLKDSVLAIRNGHSSETMPDTGQAERISDTKIIVKAVQNHQGSRVSGKHKSDEVSRSSISDDVRKEWTGSSTSDGSSGSDSDSGSASDSEIEREREEIRRRRQKILAEKAAAKALEAIKEQEDLVARLEGEKQSLEKILEDRARKQAEEASELQTSMMETMEAVELEKQKHNETRREALAIMAKLETENADLARTLASVQWNLELEGNRVAGLRQQIERKETTHEELRRRIASSHQAGTSTKSLVLQMLQLPFKGIEFELEILEAEHSLITDKVLQLQEKGGKLEENIELMRREMEEPTEVEVELKRRLGQMTDHLIQKQAQVEALSSEKATLLFRIEAVMRQLEENKFMVNTNNISSTSSRDLESGKWELSGSKLRPMLEDKIHSGKKHLGSLIQQLDAIYVAGMVFIRRNPAAKLWSVVYLVCLHLWVLYILMSRSQVDTETLSGAVISLDNINASLHM